One window of Erwinia aphidicola genomic DNA carries:
- a CDS encoding glycosyltransferase, whose translation MKLTFFTMRFPVSSETFVLNQVTHFIDIGYDVEIISVFPGDLVNRHGAFDRYNLAEKTHYLLPEEKVTNADKLKQRLQIVLPKILSSATLKSFNIGRYGAQSSKLLLPAIVAANKTPFVADVFLVHFGYAGALANKLRELGVLQGKQATVFHGADISRRHILEEHKEDYARLFTQSELLLPISHLWERKLIEMGCPPEKIHVTRMGIEPEKFNLQARDSLHQPLRILSVARLTEKKGLGVAIDACKILKAQGGHFEYSIVGNGDLEDELRATITNAKLEECVKMVGFKPQEEIKRYLDEADIFLLPSLTAADGDMEGIPVALMEAMAVGLPVVSSEHSGIPELIEHNVSGWLAPEGDAEALADILLKLSKGEADVAPVVAAARLKVETEFNQHIAYRRLAEILEQLA comes from the coding sequence ATGAAATTAACATTTTTCACGATGCGTTTTCCGGTCAGCTCTGAAACTTTCGTGCTGAACCAGGTGACGCATTTTATTGATATCGGCTATGACGTTGAGATTATCTCGGTGTTCCCGGGCGATCTGGTAAACCGGCACGGGGCCTTTGACCGCTATAATCTGGCGGAAAAAACCCACTATCTGCTGCCGGAAGAGAAGGTGACCAATGCGGACAAGCTGAAGCAGCGTCTGCAGATCGTGTTGCCTAAAATTCTTAGCTCCGCCACCCTGAAATCATTCAATATCGGGCGCTACGGCGCGCAGTCGAGCAAGCTGCTGTTGCCGGCGATTGTTGCCGCCAACAAGACGCCGTTTGTCGCGGACGTGTTCCTGGTGCACTTCGGCTACGCCGGGGCGCTGGCGAACAAGCTGCGCGAGCTTGGCGTACTGCAGGGCAAGCAGGCCACCGTATTCCACGGGGCGGATATCTCCCGCCGCCATATCCTTGAAGAGCACAAAGAGGATTACGCGCGCCTGTTTACCCAGAGCGAACTGCTGTTGCCGATCAGTCATCTGTGGGAGCGCAAGCTGATCGAGATGGGCTGCCCGCCGGAGAAGATCCACGTGACGCGCATGGGGATCGAGCCGGAGAAATTTAATCTGCAGGCCCGTGATTCGCTTCACCAGCCGCTGCGCATTCTCTCCGTGGCTCGCCTGACCGAGAAAAAAGGGCTGGGCGTGGCGATTGATGCCTGCAAAATCCTCAAAGCGCAGGGCGGTCACTTCGAGTACAGCATCGTCGGTAACGGCGACCTTGAAGATGAGCTGCGTGCCACCATCACCAACGCCAAGTTGGAAGAGTGCGTGAAGATGGTTGGCTTCAAACCGCAGGAGGAGATTAAACGCTATCTGGATGAAGCCGATATCTTCCTGCTGCCGTCGCTGACCGCTGCCGATGGCGATATGGAAGGGATCCCCGTCGCGCTGATGGAGGCGATGGCCGTCGGGCTGCCGGTGGTGTCGAGCGAGCACAGCGGTATTCCTGAGCTGATCGAGCACAATGTCTCCGGCTGGCTGGCGCCAGAGGGCGACGCCGAAGCGCTGGCCGACATCCTGCTGAAATTGTCGAAGGGCGAGGCCGATGTAGCCCCGGTGGTGGCCGCAGCCCGTCTTAAGGTTGAAACCGAGTTTAACCAGCATATTGCCTACCGCAGGCTGGCCGAAATTCTGGAGCAATTAGCGTGA
- the wcaK gene encoding colanic acid biosynthesis pyruvyl transferase WcaK, which translates to MKILLVGNHTCGNRGDGAILRGIIDSLNLARNDLDIDVISRYPTSSGYLLQQDILPDALFLQTKKGKNKLVDKIKRRLMPKIMMAHIAKRGVFKLFPVPQYLQEFSDNLKQYDAIIQVGGSFFVDLYGPLQFEHSLCALLAGKPIHMIGHSVGPFQKPRFNEIANFVFDRVNSLVLRESVSLEMMKQGGITTGKVVKGADTAFLVRAREVAEPGHNLLHWQQVIGQQKTIAITVRELAPFDKRLGVTQQQYEEAFGKVINAMIARGYQVVAFSTCTGIDSYNKDDRMVAMTLSDHIEQKDKYHVIMDEFNDLELGILLGQCHLTIGTRLHSAIISMNFGTPAVAINYEHKSLGVMNQLGLPEMASDVKSLMDGSIITKVNTVLDNYDAVKQQVDSAVEQERMLGNRITDDVVKLLG; encoded by the coding sequence ATGAAGATTTTGTTAGTTGGCAATCATACATGTGGAAATCGTGGTGATGGCGCTATTTTACGCGGGATTATTGATTCGTTAAACCTGGCAAGGAACGACCTCGATATTGACGTTATTAGCCGTTATCCAACCAGTTCTGGTTACCTGCTCCAGCAAGATATTCTGCCAGATGCGCTCTTTTTGCAGACTAAAAAGGGCAAAAACAAGCTGGTAGATAAAATTAAGCGCCGTCTGATGCCGAAAATCATGATGGCGCATATCGCCAAACGCGGCGTGTTTAAGCTGTTTCCTGTGCCGCAGTATCTGCAGGAGTTCAGCGACAATCTGAAGCAGTATGACGCGATTATTCAGGTCGGTGGCTCGTTCTTCGTTGACCTTTACGGCCCGCTGCAGTTTGAACACTCGCTCTGTGCGCTGCTGGCCGGCAAGCCGATTCATATGATTGGGCACAGCGTGGGTCCTTTCCAGAAGCCGCGTTTTAATGAAATCGCCAATTTTGTCTTTGACCGCGTAAACAGCCTGGTGCTGCGTGAAAGCGTCAGCCTGGAGATGATGAAGCAGGGCGGTATCACCACCGGGAAAGTGGTAAAAGGTGCTGATACCGCCTTTCTGGTGCGCGCACGTGAAGTGGCGGAGCCGGGCCATAACCTGCTGCACTGGCAGCAGGTTATCGGCCAGCAAAAGACCATTGCCATTACCGTGCGTGAACTGGCCCCGTTCGACAAGCGACTGGGCGTAACGCAGCAGCAGTATGAAGAAGCCTTTGGCAAAGTGATCAACGCCATGATCGCCCGCGGCTACCAGGTGGTGGCGTTCTCGACCTGTACCGGCATCGACAGCTACAACAAAGATGACCGTATGGTGGCGATGACCCTGAGCGACCATATCGAACAGAAAGATAAGTACCACGTCATCATGGATGAGTTTAACGACCTTGAGCTGGGTATCCTGCTGGGTCAGTGCCACCTGACGATTGGTACACGCCTGCACTCGGCGATTATCTCAATGAACTTTGGTACGCCAGCCGTGGCGATCAACTATGAGCACAAATCCCTTGGGGTGATGAACCAGCTGGGCCTGCCAGAGATGGCCAGCGATGTGAAGAGCCTGATGGACGGCAGCATTATCACGAAAGTGAATACCGTACTGGATAACTACGATGCGGTGAAACAGCAGGTAGACAGCGCTGTGGAACAGGAACGGATGCTGGGTAACCGGATCACTGACGACGTGGTTAAACTCTTAGGGTGA